The Natronoarchaeum mannanilyticum genome includes the window CAGGGCGGCCAGTTTCTCCTTCGGGCCGGCACCACGGTCGTCGCCCTGACAGCGGCCTACGTCCTCGCTCCCGACGCAGTCCCGCAGTGGGCCTTCGCAGCGGCGCCTGCAGCCGCCGTCGGCGTCCAGCTGTGGTATCTCGATCGGGCGTCCTGGGTCGAGGTGCCGGAGTAGGACGGTTGGGCGGGCCATCAGCACAGCCCCGCCGCCGGATCGGGACGTCGGCGCGGCCCCGACGTTGCCGGTCACACAACCCTTTTTGTGCGCTCGGCCAACTCACGAGTATGCGAATCGCGCTACTCGGCGGCACCGGCGACATCGGCCAGGGGCTCGCGCTGCGGTGGGCCTACGACACCAACCACGAGGTCATCATCGGCTCCCGGGACCCCGAGAAGGCCCGGACGAAGGCCGAGGAGTACGAAACCGAACTCGACAGCCGCGGCGTCGACCGATCGATCAACGGGTTCGAGAACGCGATGGCGGCCGACCGCGCGAACGTCGTCGTGCTGGCCGTACCGCCGTACCACGTCTCGGACACCGTCGAGTCGATCGCCGACCGGCTCGACGACGAGACGACGCTCGTCTCGCCCGCGGTCGGCATGAAAAGCGACGAGAGCGGGCTCCACTACCACAAGCCCGGCGCGGGCAGCGTCACCGCGGTCGCCGCCGAGGCGGCGCCCGAGGACGTGCCCGTCGTCGGCGCGTTCCACAACCTCTCGGCCGACCGGCTCGCCAACCTGGACGTCCAGTTCGACGTCGACACGCTGGTCGTCGGCGACGACGCCGACGCCAAAGAGACGGTCGCCGCGCTCGCGGAGGGGATCGACGGGCTCCGAGCGTTAGACGCCGGGCCGATCGAGAACGCCGCCGAGGTCGAGAGCGTGACGCCGCTCGTGATCAACATCGCCCGCTACAACGACGGGATGCACGACGTCGGCGTCAAGTTCAGCTAGGCGGTTCGGCGACGATCGCTTCGTTGACGGCACAGCTCGACCGCGGACGGCACGGCACCGCCACCCGCAGCGCGGCGCCGCCGCTGACGGCGCGGAGACCGGAGAAAATCGTCGTTTCGTCGTCCGCTCTAGGCGCCGGCCTGGTCGAGCGCGCTCTCGATGTCGTCGCGCTGCGTGACGCCGACGAACCGCTCGACGATGCCGTCGTCGTTCTCGACGATCAGCGTCGGCAGCGAGCGCACCTGGTACTCGTTGGCGACGTCCTGCTCCTCGTCGACGTTGATCTTCTCGATCTCGAAGCTGTCCCCGCGGTCGTCCTCGATCTCCTCGAGGATCGGGTCCTGCGTCTTGCACGGCCCGCACCAGTCTGCGTAGAAGTCCTTCAGCGTTACAGTCATGCTGCTATCAAATGCTATTCCCGTCGGTCGCGCATAAGGGTTTCCCACTTTGGTACACCGCGCGCGAAACCGCCAGCCCGCCCCGTCCGCGGGCCCGAGAACCCGATACCGAGCGCTTCGCGGGCACCCGCTGCGACGGTTGCTACGGGAGCCCGCACGGCGACCGGCCCGGTCGAAAGGTTTAGTGCCCCGGATGCCGGAGGACCGAACATGAGCAGCGGCCAAAACTCCGGCGGCCTGATGTCGAGTGCGGGACTGGTCCGGTACTTCGACGCGGAGGATCGAAACGCGATCAAGATGGATCCCAAGTCGGTTTTCGTCTTCGCGATCCTGCTGGGCATCGCGGTCCAGGCGGTGTCGGTCGCCGTCTACGGCATCACGGTCTGAACACCGGAACCCACTCACCGAGTGTCTTCTTTCGCGCGCTCGACCGACCAGCGGCGCCGCCGAGCATCCCGGCGGTAGCGGCCCCGCCACGCGATGGCGCGGGGTTTTTGCGCGACCGATCCCTACGGCGGGTAGATGACACGCACTGCAGGCGTCGTCGCCGTTCAGGGCGACGTCAGCGAACACGCGGCGGCGATCGAGCGCGCGGCCGCGGCCGCCGGCGAGTCGGTCGAGGTCCGCGAGATCCGCGAGGCGGGGATCGTCCCCGACTGCGACGTCCTGGCGCTGCCCGGCGGCGAGTCGACGACGATCTCCCGGCTGCTGGCCCAGGAGGGAATCGACGAGGAGATCCGCGACCACGTCGCGGCGGGCAAGCCCGTGCTGGCGACCTGCGCGGGGCTGATCGTCGCGTCGGCCGACGCGCGGGACGACCGCGTGGCGACGCTGGACGCCCTCGACGCCGCCGTCGAGCGCAACGCCTTCGGCCGCCAGAAGGACAGCTTCGAGGCGCCCCTGTCCGTCGAGGGGCTCGACGAACCGTTCCCCGCAGTGTTCATCCGCGCGCCCGCGATCGCCGAGGTCGGCGAGGACGTCGAGGTGCTGGCGACGGTCGAGGACCGACCGGTCGCGGTGCGCCAGGGGCCGGTGGTCGGGCTCTCCTTCCACCCCGAACTGGTCGCCGACGAGCGGCTCCACCGGCTCGCGCTGTTCGAGGCGCCCGCGGCGGCGACGCGGTAGGACGCCGCGACGCCGTCCGTCCCGCAACGCCGCGGACCGGGCGAGAGCGTGCACTTTTCTCCCTGGGGGCCCTCGCGGTAGGTATGAACGCGACCATCGACGCCGTCCGGGTCGCCGGCACCGAGCAGGGCCCGGTCGCCGTCGTCGTCCTCGCGGTCGAAGGGGAGAGCGACGTCCTGCCGATCTTCATCGGGTTCGAGGAGGCCGCGAGCATCGCCCGCGGCGTGGACGCCGAGGACATCGGCCGGCCGCTGACCCACGATCTCCTGCTCGACGTCGTCGAGGAGCTGGGCGGTCGGGTCACCCGGATCGTCGTCGACGACGTCGAGGACGGCACGTACATCGCCGACCTGCACGTCGACACGCCCCGCGGCGAGGCCGTGATCGACGCCCGCCCGAGCGACTCGCTGGCGCTGGCCGCCCGGACGAACGCCGACGTCGAGGTCGAGCGGTCGGTGTTCGACGCCGGCGCCCAGCCCGCCGCCGAGTTCGACGACTTGGACGAGATCCAGGACGTTGCGGAGCTGGCCTGACAGCCGCGTCGCGGTAGCTTTTATATCAGCGGTCCCCACCTGCCGGACATGACCGACGAGACCGAGGAGGACGTCGCGGACGAATCGGGTGCTGACGTACTCGACGAGCTATTCGCCGTCATCGAGGACCGAAAGGAGAACCTGCCGGAGGACTCCTACACGGCGTCGCTGTTCGACCACGAGAAGGGCGAGAACGCCGTGCTGGAGAAGCTCGGCGAGGAGACGACCGAACTCGTGCTGGCCGCGAAGGACGACGACCGCGAGGAGCTGGCCCACGAGAGCGCCGACATCGTCTACCACCTGCTCGTGCTGCTGGCGATGAAGGACATGGACCTGGCGGATCTGCGCGCCGAGCTGGCCGAGCGGCGGTGAGCGATCGCGGAGTGATCGGGGAGTGATCGCGAACGTCGAACGACGAGCGGAGCGAGTCGTTCGGGGGTGAGTCGAGCGGAGCGAGACGAACATCACCTGAACGTGAGCCTACAGGCGGTGAGCGGCTCTTACAGGCGGGGAGCGGCTCTACAAGCTCGATTCCGCCGGAACAGAAGCTGACAAGCGCCCCGCACAGTCACCGCGCCGCGGTCCGCCGGCGCGGCTCTTCGTCCCCGGCGACGGCCGCGCCGATCGCCCCCGCGACCGCGCTCTCGAGGGCGACGATCATCGAGAACGCGACGATACTCACCGCGAGCACCAGCCCGCCCAGCGAGCCGAGCGCGGCGCCGACCGGCCCGCCGACGAAGCCGATCACCGTCAGTCCGAGCCACAGGATCGCGGCGGCGGCGATGCCGCCGAGGCTGCCCGCCAGCAGGCCGTGCCAGGCGCCGGAGCCGAGGCTGCCGCCGGCCATGTAGCCGGCGACGAACCCGCCGATCAGGCCCGCCGCGAGCTGTCCGAGGCCGGGCACCACGACGCCGACCGCGCCCAGGACGGTGATCACGAGGAAGCCGACGACCGCCGCGCGCCAGTTTGTCATGCGAGTCCCTACGTCGCCGAGGCTGAAAACCGTGTTCGGAGCTCGGCCGGTCGGAGCGGTGCGTCGTTTCACCGGACTAATGTATCGGCCGCTTGCATCACCGTGTATGTCAGCCACACCCGAGCCGCCGGACTGGATCGTCGAGCAGCCCGGACTGACCGCGTTCGCGCTGTTGAGCAGCCTCCTCGCGCTGCTCGTGTTGCTGCCGTATCTCCAGTTCGTGCTGTTCGGCGTCGTGCTGGCGTACATCCTGCTGCCCGTCCAGCGGCGCCTCGAACGGTACGTCCGGCCGACGTTCGCCGCGATCGCGGTCGTGATCGCCACGCTGCTGGTCGTGTTGCTCCCGCTCGTCTACGTGCTCGGGATCGCCGTCGAGCAGTCGATCGAGCTCGTCGACGCCATCAGGCGGGGCGGGTTCGACGTCACGACGATCGAGGCGACGATCGAATCGCTCGGGTACGCGGTCGACCTCGGCGAGCTGTACGAGTCCAATCAGGGCCGGATCGCGTCGGCGCTCCGGCAGGTGACGATGGGGGCGCTCGGCCTCGTCGGGAGCCTTCCGGGCCTCTTTATCGGGCTGACCGTCACGCTGTTCGTTCTCTTCGCCCTGCTTCGCGACGGCGAGGGGCTCGTGGCGTGGGTCCAGTGGGTGCTGCCGATCGACGACGAGATCCTCGACGAGCTCCGCGCGGGACTGGATCAGCTCATGTGGGCCTCCGTCGTCGGCAACGTCGCCGTCGCCGCGATCCAGGCGGTGATGCTCGGCGTCGGGCTGGCGATCGCGGGCGTCCCCGCGGTCGTCTTTCTCACCGTCGCCACGTTCGTCCTGACGCTGCTGCCGCTGGTCGGCGCGTTCGGCGTCTGGATCCCGGCCGCGGCGTATCTCGTCGCTATCGGTCAGACGACCGGCGGTGCGTTGCTCGCCATCTACGGGCTCGTCGTCTCGCTCTCGGACTCGTACCTGCGGCCGGCGCTGATCGGCCGGACGAGCGCGTTCAACTCGGCGAGCGTCGTCGTCGGCATCTTCGGCGGGCTCGTCGTGTTCGGCGCGGTCGGGCTGTTCATCGGGCCCGTCGTCCTCGGCGGCGCGAAGCTCGCGCTCGATTGCTTCGCCCGAGGACACACGGGACACGCTCCGCCCGACGTCGACGGCGAGAGATCGAACGCCGGCGCTATCGCCGAGCGCGGGGATGCGGACGGCGTCCCCGGACGGTCGGACGCCGACGCCCAGTCAGCCGACACCGGCGGCGAGACGGAAACGGTGGGCGAAGACGAGACGCCGCCCGAGGACGAGACGGCAACCGAGCCGGACGACGAGACCGCCGAAGACGCGGCGAACGGCGAGCGCCGCGGCGACGATCGGTCGAGCTGAGGCTGGTCAGTCGTCGACGTTCCGCTCGCGGCCGTAACTGACCTCGAACGGTCCTTCGTCCGGGTCCTTCTGGGGGACCATCGGCCCGATCTCGGCGGTCCGGCGGGTCAGCGTCGCCGTCCGGAGGATGTACGCGGCGAGCAGACACACCGGGGCGAGGACGATCGTCGCCAGCAGCGCGGTCACGTACGGCAGGAACGTGACGTCGATCGCCATCCCGCCGAGGTCGCCGTAGACGAGGGGGATGAGCGAGGCGGCCAGGATCGACGGGACGCCGACGTAGATCGTCAGCTGGGAGAACCTGGTGAGCTCGCGCTGGAGGTAGATCGTCTTGAAGTGGGCCTGGGCGGTGCCGAACAGCTCGAACGCCTCGATCAGGTCGTCGAACGCCGCGGACTCGCGCTCTGACAGCTCGTCGGCGTCGTTGTGGAGGTGTCTGGCGCCGTAGAGCTGCACGCTCTCCTCGTACTCGACGGCCGCGGAAAGCACGTCGTACGCGGACACGTCGGCCCGATCGAGACGGTCGGCCACCCGATCGGCCTCGTCCGTGACGTTGTCGGCGTAGCGACCGACCAGCTCCCGGTACTCCTCGTTCTCGTGGTCGTCGACGGCGTCGGCGAGCTCGTCTGCGCTGTCCCGGATCGCCGCGACGAGCAGTTCGAGCATGCGCGTCGGCTCCGCCGGCGTCGCGGGCACTCCGGTCGCGTCCGCGACGTCCCGCCGGAACGTCTGGACGCCGCCGAACCGGTCGCGGAACTCGCCCGCCGGCGAGAACTCCTGAGAGAGGATCAGCTGGTTGACCGAGACGACCAGCGTGACCAGCGAGAACGTCCCGGCGATCATCCCGCTGGCCATCCGCGTCACCGAGTTGGCGTTCGCGAACGCGATCGCGTCGGCGGCGTGCAGCCCGAGCAGCAGTCCGCAGACGAGCACCGCGCCGCAGGCCGCGACGACGAGTCGATCCCCGTCGACCAGCACCCACTGGACGATCCGACTGCGGGACTTGCGCCGTATGCCGAAGAAGTCCTCGGACGACGCCCCCGACCCATCGCCCGCTGACGAACCCATGGGTGTAGCAAGGTCGAACCGGGCAAAAACCGTTGGCCCGCGCCGCTCAGTCGGCGTCCAGCGGCGGCCAGTACCAGGCGTCGGCTTCGACCAGCGCGAGGAGTCGGCGGCGGCGCTCGTCGACGTCGTCGAGCGCGTCCGCGAACTCCTCGTCGGACATCGTCGGGACGCCGGCGGCGCGGAGGCGATCGAGATCGGGCGGCCGCGGCGTCCGATCGACGGGCTCGATAAAGGCCTCGTCGAGCGTCTGGAGGTAGTCGCTCGTGCTCGACCGGGCGCCCTTGACGAGGGCCTCGTTCGGACGCCGCTCCTCCGGGACGCCGAAGCGCAGCAGCGTCAGCGCGTCGTCGAAGACGGCGACGGCCACCGTCGACGCGTCGGTCCCGCCCTCGCTGTGGTAGTAGTGGAGAATCGGGTAGGACTTGTGCTGCTCGGCGAGGCGGCCGATGTCGGACGCGAGTTCGTTGAGCGGCAGGTCGAGCTGGGCCAGGTCATCGCCGTTCCAGCCCGACCGGACGAAGGCTTCGCTGCGCTCTCCCAGCCCGTGGACGCTGCTGGCGAACGACCGCTTGTCGGCGACGGCGCCCAGCACCGAGAGGATATAGGAGACCGACAGCGTCGCGAACAGCATTCCGCTGGCCGTCGTCAACCCCGAAGCGATCTGCCAGAGCTCGCCGTGGGGCGTGTAATCGCCGTTTCCGTCGGTGAACATCGTGTACGCGACGTAGTAGCCGCGCCCGACCCAGTTGGGAAACCCTCCGTGTCGCGTGCTGAGCAGCGCCGTCTCGCTGGCGCCGAAGAGGACCGTCCAGCCGGCCCAGAGGAGCCCGATCCACGCGAACAGCGTGACGACGAGGATGAGCGGCCCGGCGAGACTCAGGAGCCGGCGGCGACCGCTGCCGACCGCCTTGAGGCCGCGCCACGTCGCCGTCGACAGCCGAGCCGAGATCGGCCCGGCGCCGCCGTCGACCCACAGCGCCGTCCAGAGG containing:
- the npdG gene encoding NADPH-dependent F420 reductase, with translation MRIALLGGTGDIGQGLALRWAYDTNHEVIIGSRDPEKARTKAEEYETELDSRGVDRSINGFENAMAADRANVVVLAVPPYHVSDTVESIADRLDDETTLVSPAVGMKSDESGLHYHKPGAGSVTAVAAEAAPEDVPVVGAFHNLSADRLANLDVQFDVDTLVVGDDADAKETVAALAEGIDGLRALDAGPIENAAEVESVTPLVINIARYNDGMHDVGVKFS
- a CDS encoding thioredoxin family protein, with the translated sequence MTVTLKDFYADWCGPCKTQDPILEEIEDDRGDSFEIEKINVDEEQDVANEYQVRSLPTLIVENDDGIVERFVGVTQRDDIESALDQAGA
- a CDS encoding preprotein translocase subunit Sec61beta; protein product: MSSGQNSGGLMSSAGLVRYFDAEDRNAIKMDPKSVFVFAILLGIAVQAVSVAVYGITV
- the pdxT gene encoding pyridoxal 5'-phosphate synthase glutaminase subunit PdxT, which gives rise to MTRTAGVVAVQGDVSEHAAAIERAAAAAGESVEVREIREAGIVPDCDVLALPGGESTTISRLLAQEGIDEEIRDHVAAGKPVLATCAGLIVASADARDDRVATLDALDAAVERNAFGRQKDSFEAPLSVEGLDEPFPAVFIRAPAIAEVGEDVEVLATVEDRPVAVRQGPVVGLSFHPELVADERLHRLALFEAPAAATR
- a CDS encoding bifunctional nuclease family protein, with the translated sequence MNATIDAVRVAGTEQGPVAVVVLAVEGESDVLPIFIGFEEAASIARGVDAEDIGRPLTHDLLLDVVEELGGRVTRIVVDDVEDGTYIADLHVDTPRGEAVIDARPSDSLALAARTNADVEVERSVFDAGAQPAAEFDDLDEIQDVAELA
- the hisE gene encoding phosphoribosyl-ATP diphosphatase, with translation MTDETEEDVADESGADVLDELFAVIEDRKENLPEDSYTASLFDHEKGENAVLEKLGEETTELVLAAKDDDREELAHESADIVYHLLVLLAMKDMDLADLRAELAERR
- a CDS encoding DUF5518 domain-containing protein; the protein is MTNWRAAVVGFLVITVLGAVGVVVPGLGQLAAGLIGGFVAGYMAGGSLGSGAWHGLLAGSLGGIAAAAILWLGLTVIGFVGGPVGAALGSLGGLVLAVSIVAFSMIVALESAVAGAIGAAVAGDEEPRRRTAAR
- a CDS encoding AI-2E family transporter translates to MSATPEPPDWIVEQPGLTAFALLSSLLALLVLLPYLQFVLFGVVLAYILLPVQRRLERYVRPTFAAIAVVIATLLVVLLPLVYVLGIAVEQSIELVDAIRRGGFDVTTIEATIESLGYAVDLGELYESNQGRIASALRQVTMGALGLVGSLPGLFIGLTVTLFVLFALLRDGEGLVAWVQWVLPIDDEILDELRAGLDQLMWASVVGNVAVAAIQAVMLGVGLAIAGVPAVVFLTVATFVLTLLPLVGAFGVWIPAAAYLVAIGQTTGGALLAIYGLVVSLSDSYLRPALIGRTSAFNSASVVVGIFGGLVVFGAVGLFIGPVVLGGAKLALDCFARGHTGHAPPDVDGERSNAGAIAERGDADGVPGRSDADAQSADTGGETETVGEDETPPEDETATEPDDETAEDAANGERRGDDRSS
- a CDS encoding two pore domain potassium channel family protein, translating into MNVALFALGVAVILAATVDLLWTALWVDGGAGPISARLSTATWRGLKAVGSGRRRLLSLAGPLILVVTLFAWIGLLWAGWTVLFGASETALLSTRHGGFPNWVGRGYYVAYTMFTDGNGDYTPHGELWQIASGLTTASGMLFATLSVSYILSVLGAVADKRSFASSVHGLGERSEAFVRSGWNGDDLAQLDLPLNELASDIGRLAEQHKSYPILHYYHSEGGTDASTVAVAVFDDALTLLRFGVPEERRPNEALVKGARSSTSDYLQTLDEAFIEPVDRTPRPPDLDRLRAAGVPTMSDEEFADALDDVDERRRRLLALVEADAWYWPPLDAD